The following proteins are encoded in a genomic region of Ammospiza caudacuta isolate bAmmCau1 chromosome 3, bAmmCau1.pri, whole genome shotgun sequence:
- the HTR1E gene encoding 5-hydroxytryptamine receptor 1E — translation MNFTNCTTEASEAAKPKTVTEKMLVTLTLATITTLTMLLNSAVIAAISTTKKLHQPANYLICSLAVTDLLVAVLVMPLSITYIMMDKWTLGYFICEIWLSVDMTCCTCSILHLCVIALDRYWAITDAIEYARKRTAKRAGLMIVTVWTISVFISMPPLFWRNHHSVSIPSECRIQHDHVIYTIYSTFGAFYIPLTLILILYYRIYHAAKSLYQKRGSSRHLSNRSTDSQNSFASCKLTQTFCVSDFSTSDPTTEFDKINASVRIPPFENDMDPAGDRQQISTTRERKAARILGLILGAFILSWLPFFIKELLVGLHICTVSPEVADFLTWLGYVNSLINPLLYTSFNEDFKLAFRKLIRCREHT, via the coding sequence ATGAATTTCACAAATTGCACCACTGAAGCCAGTGAGGCTGCAAAGCCAAAGACAGTAACTGAAAAGATGCTCGTTACCCTGACCTTGGCCACAATCACAACCTTGACTATGCTGCTGAATTCTGCTGTAATTGCAGCAATCTCCACAACCAAGAAGCTCCACCAGCCGGCAAATTATCTCATATGTTCACTGGCTGTGACAGATCTCCTTGTTGCTGTTCTCGTCATGCCCTTGAGCATCACTTACATAATGATGGATAAATGGACTCTGGGGTACTTCATCTGTGAGATCTGGCTCAGTGTGGACATGACCTGCTGCACGTGCTCAATCCTTCATCTGTGTGTCATCGCGCTGGACAGGTACTGGGCTATCACAGACGCCATTGAGTACGCCAGGAAGAGAACGGCAAAAAGGGCCGGGCTGATGATAGTCACCGTGTGGACCATCTCCGTTTTCATATCAATGCCCCCCCTGTTTTGGAGAAACCACCACAGCGTCAGTATTCCCAGCGAGTGCCGCATTCAGCATGACCACGTCATCTACACTATTTATTCCACATTCGGGGCATTTTACATCCCCTTGACTCTGATCCTGATCCTGTACTACAGAATTTACCACGCTGCAAAGAGCCTTTACCAGAAGCGGGGTTCAAGCCGCCACCTCAGCAACAGGAGCACCGACAGCCAGAACTCTTTTGCCAGCTGCAAGCTCACACAGACGTTCTGCGTCTCGGACTTCTCCACGTCTGACCCAACCACAGAGTTTGATAAAATCAACGCATCCGTGAGGATCCCTCCTTTTGAGAATGACATGGACCCGGCTGGAGACCGGCAGCAGATCTCCACGACACGAGAACGAAAGGCTGCTCGCATCTTGGGGCTGATTTTAGGTGCTTTCATTTTGTCCTGGTTGCCCTTTTTCATCAAGGAGCTGCTTGTGGGCCTCCACATTTGCACTGTCTCTCCAGAAGTAGCAGACTTCTTGACCTGGCTTGGGTATGTCAACTCGCTCATCAACCCTTTGCTGTACACGAGCTTTAACGAGGATTTCAAGCTGGCCTTTAGAAAGCTCATCAGGTGTCGAGAGCATACTTAA